From the genome of Thermococcus chitonophagus, one region includes:
- a CDS encoding acetate--CoA ligase family protein codes for MDYFFYPKSVAIFGSFRKGSIAREILRNVVEGGFEGKIIPVNPKGGEVEVAGRKFKVRERLDEGVDVSIIVIPAKLVPGLIRELKGLTKGAVVISAGFSEVGNVELEKELVEAAKEAGIRIIGPNCAGIFGVHGKFFGSFEVRVRPGGLALISQSGAFGGAALAMGNEEGVGFSAFVSYGNASDLDESDFLRYFADDPNTKVIALYIEGVKDGKKFMEALKYATSKKPVIILKAGKSKSGARAAQSHTGSLAGSYEIYKAVFKQTGAIEVEEMEELFDAAKAFEMYSRAGRRVAVVTNSGGPGVLATDKVERLGLEIAKLSDKTIEELKTFLPPQCSVKNPIDLIADADYDRYRRTIEVVCKDENVDSILVICVPPIFIPSEEIARAVIDAKCDKPIIVNFMAGELVRKGIKILEKEGIKNFPTPERAAKALYWLSSR; via the coding sequence ATGGACTACTTTTTCTATCCAAAGAGCGTCGCGATCTTCGGATCGTTTAGGAAAGGAAGCATAGCGAGGGAGATACTGAGGAATGTAGTTGAGGGCGGGTTCGAGGGCAAGATAATCCCAGTCAATCCAAAGGGAGGGGAAGTCGAGGTCGCCGGTAGGAAGTTCAAAGTAAGGGAGAGGCTTGATGAGGGGGTTGACGTTTCAATAATAGTGATCCCAGCAAAGCTCGTTCCTGGGTTAATTAGGGAGCTCAAAGGTTTGACTAAAGGGGCAGTTGTTATCTCCGCCGGCTTTTCGGAGGTTGGGAATGTTGAGCTTGAGAAAGAGCTCGTGGAAGCTGCAAAGGAAGCTGGAATTAGGATTATAGGGCCTAATTGTGCGGGGATTTTTGGAGTTCATGGAAAGTTCTTCGGATCGTTTGAGGTTCGTGTCAGGCCTGGGGGCCTAGCCCTAATAAGCCAGAGCGGGGCCTTTGGAGGAGCAGCGTTAGCCATGGGCAACGAGGAGGGAGTGGGCTTTTCTGCGTTCGTTAGCTATGGGAATGCATCCGATCTGGACGAGAGCGACTTCCTCAGGTACTTCGCCGACGACCCCAACACGAAGGTCATTGCACTGTACATAGAGGGAGTAAAGGATGGGAAGAAGTTCATGGAGGCATTGAAATACGCAACTTCAAAGAAGCCTGTAATAATCTTAAAAGCTGGAAAGAGCAAGAGCGGGGCCAGAGCTGCCCAGAGTCACACTGGTTCTCTGGCCGGTTCGTACGAGATATATAAGGCCGTGTTTAAGCAAACTGGAGCAATTGAAGTCGAGGAGATGGAGGAGCTGTTTGATGCCGCAAAGGCCTTTGAGATGTACTCAAGAGCTGGAAGGAGAGTCGCAGTGGTTACGAATTCGGGCGGGCCGGGAGTTTTGGCCACAGATAAGGTGGAGAGGCTCGGCCTTGAAATTGCAAAGCTAAGTGATAAGACCATTGAAGAGCTAAAGACATTTCTGCCACCCCAATGTTCCGTTAAGAACCCAATCGACTTAATAGCCGATGCCGACTACGATAGGTACAGGAGGACGATAGAGGTTGTATGTAAAGATGAGAACGTTGATTCAATCCTCGTAATCTGCGTTCCGCCGATCTTCATCCCTAGCGAGGAAATTGCTAGAGCTGTAATCGATGCTAAATGCGACAAGCCGATAATAGTGAACTTCATGGCAGGTGAACTCGTGAGGAAAGGCATAAAAATCCTAGAAAAAGAGGGAATAAAGAACTTTCCAACACCTGAGAGGGCAGCCAAGGCTTTGTACTGGCTCTCTAGTAGGTAG
- the coaD gene encoding phosphopantetheine adenylyltransferase: MMKKFKKVVVGGTFDRLHLGHKALLRKAFEVGEIVYVGLTSDEMVKEKPYAEKILPYERRLKDLLMFFEVNGFKNYRIIKIHNAIGFTTKIKSLEAIVVSEETYKGALLVNRAREELGLKPLEIVVIPLVKSKLGGKISSSLIRAGLIDPFGNPIGKKQRKEKRL; encoded by the coding sequence GTGATGAAAAAGTTCAAGAAAGTCGTCGTTGGTGGGACGTTTGACAGGCTACATCTCGGCCACAAGGCCCTATTAAGGAAGGCCTTTGAAGTAGGCGAGATAGTTTACGTTGGGTTAACCTCAGACGAAATGGTTAAAGAAAAACCATACGCCGAGAAAATCCTCCCCTACGAGAGAAGGCTCAAGGATCTTTTAATGTTTTTTGAAGTTAACGGCTTTAAGAACTACAGGATAATCAAGATACACAACGCAATAGGCTTCACGACAAAGATAAAGAGCCTCGAGGCCATTGTCGTAAGTGAGGAGACATATAAAGGGGCCCTTCTCGTGAACAGGGCAAGGGAGGAACTGGGCCTTAAACCATTGGAGATAGTTGTGATACCTCTAGTCAAGAGCAAACTTGGCGGGAAGATAAGCTCCTCACTGATAAGAGCAGGGCTTATTGATCCATTTGGCAACCCAATCGGTAAAAAGCAGAGAAAAGAAAAGAGACTCTAG
- a CDS encoding MFS transporter: MEITKKYKLFYALMNVNFLGGIIVIYYLAKGLTYAQIGIATAISTIGFFLFEVPTGVIGDKVSRKKSVLIGLALFPMGTIILLFLKNFPMLIAYSVITSISVTFISGSLQAWLYDNLKYLGREREYRKLMKDIKTITLPLSAVTVVIGSFLAQYYGFRLPLILKLILEIMMIIVAISIPEYEFKKPKVAYHIHVLHSLKELMKPNIFWLIVVAITVAMSINQFRQYFEPYLGNILAQNLKTTIMGTLGILGLVEALVKAIPRLVGVRLKEKWSAFAYSIAPVSIPILTALSVIYRNPIFIVVLGTIATIINTAFSFNFGIELQTRIPSEKRATIISLYSMVSALVMAFFYGIYGFAVNRIGLAEARLMFALALFAVGLAFKGAQVLGILKEPLELKHLSGN; this comes from the coding sequence ATGGAGATAACAAAGAAATACAAATTATTTTATGCCCTAATGAATGTGAACTTTCTTGGTGGAATAATAGTTATTTACTATCTTGCAAAAGGTTTAACTTATGCCCAAATAGGAATAGCAACTGCTATCTCAACAATTGGTTTCTTCCTCTTTGAGGTCCCAACGGGTGTCATCGGAGACAAAGTGAGTCGAAAGAAAAGTGTGCTCATAGGCCTTGCACTTTTCCCAATGGGGACTATAATTCTTCTGTTCCTAAAGAACTTCCCAATGCTAATAGCGTATTCAGTAATAACATCAATTAGCGTGACTTTTATCAGTGGAAGTCTTCAAGCGTGGTTGTATGATAATCTTAAGTACTTGGGTAGGGAGAGAGAGTACAGAAAACTAATGAAAGACATAAAGACTATAACTCTGCCCTTATCCGCAGTAACGGTTGTAATTGGAAGCTTTTTAGCTCAATACTATGGTTTTAGACTTCCATTGATTTTAAAACTGATACTTGAAATCATGATGATCATAGTGGCCATTAGTATCCCTGAGTATGAGTTCAAAAAACCCAAGGTCGCATACCATATTCACGTTCTACACTCACTTAAGGAACTAATGAAGCCAAACATATTCTGGTTAATTGTCGTGGCAATAACAGTAGCAATGTCGATTAATCAATTTCGACAATACTTTGAGCCTTATCTAGGTAATATCCTAGCTCAAAATCTTAAAACAACGATAATGGGGACTTTGGGTATTTTGGGCCTTGTTGAGGCATTAGTCAAAGCTATCCCGAGGTTAGTTGGCGTAAGGCTGAAAGAGAAATGGAGTGCATTTGCGTATTCAATAGCTCCCGTAAGCATTCCCATACTCACGGCGTTGTCAGTGATTTACAGGAATCCAATCTTCATCGTAGTACTTGGGACTATAGCGACGATAATTAACACCGCCTTTTCATTTAACTTTGGCATTGAGTTACAAACGAGGATACCTAGCGAAAAGAGGGCTACTATAATTTCATTATATTCTATGGTTTCTGCGTTGGTAATGGCATTTTTCTATGGGATCTATGGATTTGCTGTTAATAGAATTGGTTTAGCGGAGGCAAGGTTGATGTTTGCTCTAGCGCTCTTTGCAGTTGGGTTGGCATTTAAGGGAGCTCAGGTACTTGGCATACTTAAAGAGCCTCTGGAACTGAAGCATTTATCAGGAAACTAG
- a CDS encoding radical SAM/SPASM domain-containing protein, whose amino-acid sequence MEPIKILDIIALRTEINNIKKYFIIHDSSGYILEIDEGIYDILKKLKEEKNNKLTEEEKIKLNELFRYINELPPLQLTDDIELPLYILGGSLNISQACNFSCIYCYADRGLYGNYKPKLMNFEIAKKSVDLLLQKSNKVTIITFFGGEPLLNFETIKEVVKYAKRRANILNKDVVFTITTNGYLLTPEIADFLLENNFDINISLDGYRELHNKNRPLADGSPTYDVVASNIKYTLKRAKELGRFRGISIKATLMPDQVKEAYRVYKHIKKEFNPPIIAIGFATLSNGAMSKKHVDMYLKELRKIAIDEVRTFGELNRILFGDFVLQLTDIYSGKIKAQHCGAGFGSIAIDVEGDIYPCQRFVSFKNFKLGNVDSFSLKDLLKFEGQKYTPFNHEPCKSCWLKFYCHNFCYYDNIIYTGKITIPQTLSCYYAKEKFKIGLWLYSKLYDEYSDKFEEYLQKRTDISRVSRTQVVLSRTLSKTR is encoded by the coding sequence ATGGAGCCCATTAAAATTTTGGACATTATAGCTCTAAGAACCGAGATTAATAATATTAAAAAATATTTTATCATTCATGATTCGTCTGGTTATATTCTTGAAATAGATGAGGGAATATATGATATCCTAAAGAAGCTTAAGGAGGAGAAAAATAACAAGTTAACTGAAGAAGAAAAAATTAAACTTAACGAACTTTTTCGGTATATAAATGAGTTGCCCCCACTTCAGCTAACTGATGATATTGAGCTCCCTTTGTACATTCTGGGCGGGAGCCTTAATATTTCTCAGGCATGTAACTTTTCCTGTATTTATTGCTATGCGGATAGGGGGCTTTATGGGAATTATAAACCAAAACTCATGAACTTTGAAATTGCAAAGAAAAGTGTTGATTTATTACTTCAAAAAAGCAATAAGGTCACGATAATCACATTTTTTGGTGGGGAGCCTTTGTTAAATTTCGAGACAATAAAGGAAGTTGTTAAATATGCCAAAAGGAGGGCTAATATTCTTAATAAAGACGTTGTCTTTACAATAACTACAAATGGTTATCTATTAACCCCGGAGATTGCTGATTTTCTATTAGAAAATAATTTTGACATAAACATAAGCCTCGATGGGTATAGAGAACTACACAACAAAAACAGACCTTTAGCGGACGGTAGCCCAACTTATGATGTTGTGGCAAGCAACATCAAATACACTTTAAAAAGGGCTAAAGAGCTTGGTAGATTTAGGGGAATATCTATAAAAGCCACTCTCATGCCCGACCAAGTTAAAGAGGCTTATAGAGTCTATAAACACATAAAAAAGGAGTTTAATCCGCCAATAATAGCAATAGGCTTTGCTACACTCTCTAATGGAGCTATGAGTAAGAAACATGTAGATATGTATTTAAAAGAGCTCCGAAAAATCGCCATTGACGAAGTAAGGACATTTGGGGAGCTGAATAGGATTCTCTTCGGAGATTTTGTACTGCAACTTACGGATATTTATAGTGGAAAAATTAAAGCTCAACATTGTGGTGCAGGATTTGGTAGCATAGCAATAGATGTGGAAGGAGATATTTACCCATGTCAAAGGTTTGTGTCCTTTAAGAATTTTAAACTTGGTAATGTAGATTCATTTTCTTTAAAAGATTTATTAAAATTTGAAGGGCAAAAATATACGCCATTCAATCATGAACCGTGTAAATCCTGTTGGCTTAAGTTTTATTGTCATAATTTCTGCTATTATGATAACATAATCTACACAGGCAAGATAACTATCCCACAAACCCTATCATGTTATTATGCAAAAGAAAAGTTTAAAATTGGACTCTGGTTATACTCAAAGCTTTATGATGAGTATAGTGACAAGTTTGAAGAGTATCTTCAAAAGAGAACAGATATTAGCAGAGTATCTCGTACTCAAGTTGTTTTATCCCGCACTCTCTCAAAAACACGCTGA
- a CDS encoding NAD(P)-binding protein: protein MRAVIIGAGLGGLLAGAFLAKNGYEVTILEKSPIIGGRFTNLPYKGFQLSTGALHMVPHGEDGPLAYLLKILGAKVEIVNSDPKGKILWNGRIMHYREGWKFLGFKEKAKALKLLAEIKANRLPKGEEALIPADEWIKEKVGDNEFTLKFLESFVGWADSVSLNEIPAIELAKEIKAALMWGGPGLIRGGCKAVIDELSRIITENKGRIITRERAVEVEEGRVIGESGSEYQYDLLISNIGIKETVELVGEEEFPRDFLKEVDKIKPSEGVKFNLAVPGEPRIGNTVVFTPQLSINGFNEPSSLDQSLAKEGYTLIMAHMALKESPKRAIKKGWNDILGVFPDGEPLLAQVYRGNNPVNRTRAGVHVKWPLENIYVVGDGYRPMGGIEVDGIALGVMEVLERIGIGNFKSWKL, encoded by the coding sequence ATGAGAGCTGTAATAATTGGGGCCGGTCTCGGAGGTTTATTGGCAGGAGCTTTTCTCGCTAAGAATGGGTATGAAGTCACAATCCTCGAAAAATCACCCATAATTGGAGGGAGGTTCACGAACTTACCGTACAAAGGATTTCAGCTCTCTACTGGGGCACTCCACATGGTTCCCCACGGAGAAGATGGCCCTCTAGCCTACCTGCTCAAGATCCTGGGGGCAAAGGTTGAGATAGTAAATTCTGACCCGAAGGGCAAGATTCTATGGAATGGCAGAATCATGCACTACAGGGAAGGTTGGAAGTTCCTGGGGTTTAAGGAGAAGGCGAAGGCGCTAAAACTCCTTGCGGAGATAAAGGCCAACAGGCTTCCGAAGGGAGAAGAGGCCCTTATTCCGGCAGATGAATGGATAAAAGAAAAAGTTGGAGACAATGAATTCACACTGAAATTCTTGGAGAGCTTCGTCGGCTGGGCCGACAGCGTTTCCCTGAACGAAATTCCAGCGATAGAACTGGCAAAGGAGATAAAGGCAGCATTAATGTGGGGAGGGCCCGGGCTCATTAGGGGAGGATGCAAGGCCGTAATCGATGAGCTGTCAAGGATAATAACGGAGAACAAGGGGAGGATAATAACTAGGGAGAGGGCTGTTGAGGTTGAAGAGGGAAGGGTCATCGGTGAGAGCGGTTCCGAATACCAATATGACCTTCTAATTTCAAACATCGGAATAAAGGAAACCGTAGAGCTAGTTGGAGAGGAGGAATTCCCCAGGGACTTCTTGAAAGAAGTCGATAAAATTAAACCAAGTGAGGGAGTTAAGTTCAACCTAGCGGTTCCTGGGGAACCCAGGATAGGGAACACGGTAGTCTTTACACCTCAGCTCAGCATCAACGGCTTTAATGAGCCCTCCTCCTTAGACCAATCTCTCGCAAAGGAGGGATACACGCTCATAATGGCCCACATGGCCCTCAAGGAAAGCCCTAAAAGGGCTATAAAGAAAGGATGGAATGATATTCTTGGGGTATTCCCAGATGGCGAACCATTGCTTGCTCAAGTCTACCGTGGAAACAACCCAGTCAACAGGACGAGGGCCGGAGTGCACGTCAAGTGGCCTCTTGAGAACATTTACGTCGTTGGAGACGGCTACAGGCCTATGGGAGGAATAGAGGTAGATGGAATAGCCCTGGGAGTAATGGAAGTCCTAGAGAGAATCGGGATAGGTAACTTTAAATCTTGGAAGCTCTAA
- a CDS encoding PPC domain-containing DNA-binding protein → MFSGGRMYLFRIPEGEEFVSYMHEFLKKEGIETGIVNAIGTLKNPKVGYFLEEDERYKIIELKGTYEIASLLGNVSLKDWKPFLHAHVVLGDSEGNAFGGHLLEGEVLVAEVFVLELKGKRLERNVIEKGLTLWPIEE, encoded by the coding sequence ATGTTCTCTGGAGGAAGGATGTATCTCTTTAGAATCCCCGAAGGGGAGGAGTTCGTAAGCTACATGCACGAGTTCCTGAAGAAGGAGGGAATTGAGACGGGAATAGTGAACGCTATAGGGACTTTGAAGAATCCTAAGGTTGGTTACTTTCTAGAGGAAGATGAGAGGTACAAAATCATAGAACTGAAGGGAACGTATGAAATTGCTTCCTTGCTAGGAAACGTTAGCCTAAAGGACTGGAAACCTTTCCTCCATGCTCACGTCGTCCTTGGTGATTCTGAGGGAAATGCCTTTGGAGGTCATCTTCTTGAGGGGGAGGTTCTTGTTGCAGAGGTTTTTGTGCTTGAGCTAAAGGGCAAGAGACTTGAGAGGAACGTCATTGAGAAAGGGCTTACCCTCTGGCCAATAGAAGAATAG
- a CDS encoding DUF134 domain-containing protein has translation MPRGMGWGKGRGRRRKMRMIGFIPQVRHFYPALPPVGPPKPPIIMTYEEFEALRLVDYEGLTQEEAGERMGVSRGTVWRALNSARKKVAQMLVEGRELIILPQGNEVVSDEE, from the coding sequence ATGCCAAGAGGAATGGGGTGGGGTAAGGGAAGAGGAAGGAGAAGAAAGATGAGGATGATAGGTTTTATACCCCAGGTTAGACACTTTTATCCAGCACTACCCCCAGTAGGACCTCCAAAGCCGCCGATAATAATGACGTACGAGGAGTTCGAAGCCCTAAGGCTAGTAGACTACGAGGGACTTACTCAGGAGGAAGCGGGAGAGAGAATGGGCGTTTCGAGGGGGACAGTATGGAGGGCCCTGAACTCGGCGAGGAAGAAAGTTGCGCAGATGCTGGTGGAGGGAAGAGAACTGATAATACTGCCACAGGGCAACGAAGTGGTGAGTGATGAAGAATGA
- a CDS encoding helix-turn-helix transcriptional regulator, with product MKKLAIIVLLLLLPHVLAYNVTIKVFPDGYALVRIVENVSIGKNVSIPLPVEDFTNLSVKINGREVSFVFTDNGIALYPGESGILEVSYLTSELTSKKGKVWRVELPFNETKVVILPQDSVIVGLSGIPLSINGNSVVMPRGEQYIEYVFDHQAMKTVTKTETKIETFTTTVVREVNDTRKLGLALLSGLLVGLGIGIFGKRIKVKRIKGITLEELSEKFNLNEDEKAVVMYIADHGGKVRQADIRNELGIPRTTAWRILKRLESLKIVKLEKINNETWAILNIELKKEE from the coding sequence ATGAAAAAACTAGCAATAATAGTTCTTCTCCTGTTGCTCCCCCACGTTCTCGCCTATAACGTGACGATCAAAGTATTCCCCGATGGTTATGCATTAGTTAGAATCGTGGAAAACGTGAGCATTGGAAAAAACGTTTCAATTCCACTTCCGGTTGAGGACTTCACGAACCTTTCTGTAAAGATAAATGGAAGGGAAGTTTCATTTGTCTTTACGGACAATGGAATAGCCCTTTATCCCGGGGAGTCTGGAATTCTCGAAGTTTCATACTTAACATCGGAACTGACATCAAAGAAGGGTAAAGTCTGGAGAGTTGAGCTACCCTTCAATGAAACGAAGGTGGTAATTCTCCCCCAGGATTCCGTTATAGTCGGCCTTTCCGGAATTCCTCTAAGCATAAATGGAAACTCCGTTGTCATGCCTAGGGGGGAGCAGTATATAGAGTACGTCTTCGATCACCAAGCCATGAAGACTGTAACTAAAACTGAGACTAAGATAGAAACGTTTACAACAACCGTGGTTAGAGAGGTCAATGATACAAGAAAATTGGGCTTAGCCCTACTCTCTGGGCTGTTAGTCGGTTTAGGCATAGGAATTTTTGGAAAGAGGATTAAAGTTAAGAGGATAAAGGGAATAACGCTCGAAGAACTCTCAGAAAAGTTTAACCTCAACGAGGACGAGAAGGCTGTTGTAATGTACATTGCTGATCATGGTGGTAAGGTGAGACAGGCAGATATTAGGAACGAGCTTGGTATCCCAAGAACTACTGCATGGAGGATTCTAAAAAGGCTCGAAAGTTTAAAAATAGTAAAACTAGAAAAGATAAATAATGAAACATGGGCAATTCTAAATATAGAACTCAAAAAAGAAGAATAA
- a CDS encoding DUF2250 domain-containing protein, which translates to MQGELAGSSLKLLPVHLYVLLHLKKARVDYAKMMAKVSGLPVDLINDAIRDLMEAGLIERDHGSAIKRSKARFKKAFEVHKHHTYYRLSRKGELLWMEGC; encoded by the coding sequence ATGCAAGGAGAACTGGCAGGTTCCTCCCTTAAGCTCCTGCCGGTTCATCTGTACGTTCTTCTGCATTTGAAGAAGGCTAGAGTTGACTACGCAAAGATGATGGCCAAGGTTAGTGGTCTTCCGGTGGATTTAATCAACGATGCAATAAGGGATCTCATGGAGGCTGGACTTATAGAGCGAGATCATGGGAGTGCCATAAAGAGGAGCAAGGCTAGGTTCAAGAAGGCCTTTGAAGTTCACAAGCACCACACGTACTACAGACTTTCGAGAAAGGGTGAGCTGTTATGGATGGAGGGTTGTTAG
- a CDS encoding methyltransferase family protein, which yields MSFFGIVPRVSMFTLPYTLLALYFNFRFRAWFGLPVLGYIMLFLGLALWLICYSQVSKAYRERKLLTTGCYSKVRHPIYSIWGFLVIPGFSLIIGGFMLCLPIVYWLSMLRFIGDEERELEEMFGEEWREYARRTGRFLP from the coding sequence ATGAGCTTCTTTGGAATAGTCCCTAGGGTTTCGATGTTCACTCTCCCCTACACGCTCCTTGCCCTTTACTTCAATTTTAGGTTTAGAGCGTGGTTTGGATTGCCGGTGTTGGGTTACATTATGCTATTCCTAGGATTGGCTCTGTGGTTAATATGCTACTCTCAAGTTTCCAAGGCTTACAGGGAGCGTAAACTCCTTACTACTGGGTGCTATTCTAAGGTTAGGCATCCTATCTACTCTATCTGGGGATTTCTGGTAATTCCTGGGTTCTCCCTTATCATCGGTGGGTTCATGCTTTGTCTACCCATTGTGTACTGGCTCTCCATGCTGAGGTTTATAGGGGATGAAGAGAGGGAACTAGAGGAGATGTTTGGTGAGGAGTGGAGGGAGTATGCAAGGAGAACTGGCAGGTTCCTCCCTTAA
- a CDS encoding serine hydrolase yields the protein MEEFIVEKMKENKIPGISYGVIEGEKVEMRGIGFRNVEKALPATERTLYGIASVTKSFTALAIMKLVEEGKLDLNAEVESILGIELKPFGEPVRIHHLLTHSSGIPSLGYAEAFIDGFFGSKESWLPMAKPQDLVPFIKDMESWAVAKPGERFFYSNTGYVLLGLIIEKASGVSYEEFVRKEILEPLKMERTDFKPRDEDFATGYILQEGRLVPKPFPYGITSDGGLISCVEDLVKYLRMYITLEGPVGEEYLKLMEKEHIEVPWQMFGGEAYGYGLVIYPRFYGKRLVGHSGSLGSYTSFIGYIRDEELGVVVLENSSGYAPSLIGMYILAEKLGEDPYKIEAIRREEILKRFEGTYYGFKRTIKFTVKRRGDFLFLEGEWGSVPLVPEVVEEDYVRAFTLSGGRKMYAEFFLKDGKAEMLYERYRLVRGP from the coding sequence ATGGAGGAGTTCATAGTCGAGAAAATGAAAGAGAATAAGATCCCAGGAATAAGCTATGGGGTAATAGAGGGGGAGAAAGTCGAGATGAGGGGAATCGGCTTTAGGAACGTAGAGAAAGCCCTTCCAGCAACGGAGAGAACACTCTATGGAATAGCCTCGGTGACCAAGAGCTTCACTGCACTAGCCATAATGAAGCTTGTCGAGGAGGGAAAGCTCGACTTAAACGCTGAAGTTGAGAGTATTCTAGGGATAGAGCTCAAGCCCTTCGGAGAGCCCGTTAGAATACACCACCTCCTCACGCACTCCTCTGGAATTCCATCCCTTGGATATGCGGAAGCTTTCATTGACGGTTTCTTCGGCTCTAAGGAGAGCTGGCTACCGATGGCGAAGCCCCAGGATCTGGTGCCTTTCATAAAGGACATGGAGAGCTGGGCCGTCGCAAAGCCGGGGGAGAGGTTCTTCTACTCAAACACGGGCTATGTCCTCTTGGGCCTTATAATCGAGAAGGCTTCTGGGGTTAGCTACGAGGAATTCGTGAGGAAAGAGATCCTTGAACCGCTGAAGATGGAGAGGACTGACTTTAAGCCAAGAGATGAGGACTTTGCCACAGGGTACATCCTCCAAGAGGGAAGGCTCGTTCCAAAGCCCTTCCCGTATGGGATAACCTCCGATGGCGGATTGATAAGCTGTGTAGAGGATCTCGTGAAGTATCTGAGGATGTACATTACCCTTGAGGGGCCAGTAGGCGAAGAATATCTTAAGCTGATGGAGAAGGAGCATATAGAGGTGCCCTGGCAGATGTTCGGAGGAGAAGCTTATGGCTACGGCCTCGTCATCTATCCCAGGTTCTACGGCAAAAGGTTAGTTGGCCACAGCGGTTCCCTAGGTTCTTACACAAGCTTCATTGGGTACATTAGAGATGAGGAGCTGGGGGTGGTTGTTCTGGAGAACTCTTCTGGTTATGCTCCCTCCCTGATAGGGATGTACATTCTAGCCGAGAAACTGGGAGAGGATCCCTACAAGATAGAGGCCATAAGGAGGGAGGAAATCCTTAAGAGGTTCGAGGGAACTTACTACGGCTTCAAGAGAACGATAAAGTTCACAGTAAAGAGAAGGGGAGACTTCCTGTTCCTCGAAGGTGAGTGGGGGAGCGTTCCATTAGTTCCAGAGGTAGTTGAGGAGGACTACGTTAGGGCCTTCACTCTCTCCGGCGGGAGGAAGATGTACGCTGAGTTCTTCCTTAAGGACGGGAAGGCAGAGATGCTCTATGAGAGGTACAGGCTAGTGAGAGGACCATGA
- a CDS encoding radical SAM protein: MARCKICGKESEEISESIGVCVDCLRKGHLEFSLKSHKGFRERIGLPAKPPKGGVKCSICVNECKISDVGYCRVWINSNGLRPKYGFDKAELFYYLDPHPTNCVAEPVCPERNHVGFYNLAVFFYACNLDCLFCQNIEHKTSHGPVVPINELVKVALDRRITCVCFFGGDPAPYSPFAIRLSREILRRRRIRICWETNGLENPRIMRKIAKISRESEGIVKIDWKAYTPEVYEALTGVNGEKAIERIKENVRIVKEEGAELVVSTLVVPHYIDEVEVGGIVDYIASVDRNIPYILLAFHPEHLMKDIPTTSYEQMEKLVRIAKKKLKRVFVGNPWLLHFKQNPQR; encoded by the coding sequence GTGGCTAGGTGTAAGATCTGCGGTAAAGAAAGTGAAGAGATTAGCGAGAGCATTGGAGTGTGCGTCGACTGCCTAAGGAAAGGCCACCTTGAATTCTCCTTAAAGTCCCACAAGGGATTCAGGGAAAGGATAGGTCTCCCTGCAAAGCCGCCCAAAGGGGGAGTTAAGTGTAGCATCTGCGTGAATGAATGCAAAATAAGTGATGTTGGATACTGTAGGGTGTGGATAAACTCCAACGGCCTGAGGCCAAAATACGGGTTTGACAAGGCGGAGCTCTTCTACTACCTTGATCCTCATCCAACTAACTGCGTTGCAGAGCCCGTGTGCCCAGAGAGAAATCATGTTGGATTCTATAATCTCGCGGTATTCTTCTACGCCTGCAACCTCGACTGCCTCTTCTGCCAGAACATAGAGCACAAAACCTCCCACGGGCCGGTAGTGCCTATAAATGAGCTCGTTAAAGTCGCTCTAGACAGGAGAATAACCTGCGTGTGCTTCTTCGGCGGCGATCCCGCTCCTTACTCACCCTTCGCCATAAGACTCTCTAGGGAAATACTGAGAAGAAGGAGGATAAGGATCTGCTGGGAAACTAACGGCCTTGAGAACCCAAGAATCATGAGGAAAATTGCTAAAATAAGCAGAGAAAGTGAGGGGATAGTTAAGATAGACTGGAAGGCCTACACTCCAGAGGTTTATGAAGCTTTAACCGGTGTTAACGGTGAAAAGGCTATTGAAAGGATAAAGGAGAATGTTAGGATAGTTAAAGAGGAAGGTGCGGAGCTCGTTGTTAGTACTTTAGTTGTTCCCCATTATATTGACGAAGTTGAAGTAGGAGGTATAGTGGATTACATAGCCTCGGTAGACAGAAACATTCCATACATTCTCTTGGCTTTCCACCCGGAGCATCTAATGAAAGACATTCCAACTACAAGCTATGAACAGATGGAGAAGCTCGTGAGAATCGCAAAGAAAAAATTGAAAAGGGTCTTCGTTGGCAATCCTTGGCTACTTCACTTTAAACAGAACCCACAGCGCTAG